Genomic window (Plasmodium cynomolgi strain B DNA, scaffold: 0338, whole genome shotgun sequence):
TTGACTTCCTGAACTTCTTGTAATTGTTATAGTTCCTCTATTTGTTGTAGTTACTGTTTTTGTTGTACTGGCTATAAATAGTGTACATGGTGTAATTACTGTGCTTGGTGTTACTTTACTTGGTGTAGTTGATGTCGTTGTTGTTATTAGTGGTTGTGTACTAGTTACTGTTGTTATAGTTTTTGCTGGTTGTGTTGAAGTTACTGTTGTTATAGTTTTTGCTGGTTGTGTTGAAGTTACTGTTGTTGTAGTTGTTACTGGTTTTGTTGTATTTCCAGCAGTTGATGTACTTACACTAGTTGACGAACTCCATGAGCTTGCTACGAACGCTGAACCTTTTGATCCTCTTGTACCTTCAGGTACCTTCTGACCTCCTGGAGGTATTTGATCAGAATCACCTTTATCGCTTGCGGGGATAACAGGTACTGTCTTAGGATTTGGTTTCTCCGaacttttgcatttttctaattcagTTATGAGAGATGTTAACTCATCCTTATCActacaagaaaaataatcaatACCATTCTGTGATGAAACAGTTAACCCTACACAACGCATATCCTTATATACATCTTGTACTGGTTTAAAACTCTAAAGatatgttaaataattatCGCACTCCGTACTATTTTCGGAAGCACTaactttttcaatttcttcaagatttttaaaataaatatacgaaaatgtcctatttttaattcatttaatttaa
Coding sequences:
- a CDS encoding CYIR protein (putative;~vir-type antigen); its protein translation is MIRISRKLQKLSKPREVKDLCIKIVRHLDKLSQGGDSECNNYCNYIRYCLCEQISEILTNKSAKIAYVTFFDNLILAWTVIKISNLSNKCNPENIIDFKLNELKIGHFRIFILKILKKLKKLVLPKISFKPVQDVYKDMRCVGLTVSSQNGIDYFSCSDKDELTSLITELEKCKSSEKPNPKTVPVIPASDKGDSDQIPPGGQKVPEGTRGSKGSA